From Archaeoglobus sulfaticallidus PM70-1:
GTGTTACCAAGACCACCAAGCAGAATCATGAGGATCGGATAGAAAGTCCATTCAACCCTACTGAAGTTCGTTGCTATGACATTCACCGAGAACATTGAATACAATGCTCCAGCCAAAGCGGCGATTCCAGAACCAACTGCAACCGTCTTGATTCTTAGCATCATTATATCCTTACCGTATGTTTCAACCACAGCCTCGTTCTCCCTCATTGCTTTCAGCAGCCTTCCATACGGAGATGCAAGCATTCTGCTCACTAGAATGTAAACCAGTATCGCGATCAGGATTATTATAAAGGCAAAGGCAAAGAGTCTCTGTTCTCCGGGAATGAAGTTGAGCACATTGGGGAAAGTAACCCCATAGTAGCCTCCGATTATATCCGGATGGTAGTAGCTTATAAGAAAAGCCGATTCACTCAACGCCAAAAGCGTAATCGCCAGATAATCTTCAGACAGCTTTGCACTTGGCAGTATGAATATGGCACCAGTTACGGCCCCAAGAAATCCCGCAAGGATCAGAGAGAAAACAAGGATCGCAATTCCAACCGCCGGATTCTGGGCTATTATGTCGTTGAAGGCAGTTTTGACCACACCGCTCGCATCTATTATCTGTCCGCTTACACCAAGAATCACCATCAGGATTCTGTTTACCACACCACCAACAGCTATAGCCCCAATCAGCACTGCTAAAGCTCTTCCGAAGTTGGGAATTCCCCCAAATCCATATTCTATGTTGAGACTCAAACCAACTATGAGATACAGACCAATCCAGATGATTATGTTCAGGATAAGAAACTCCTGAGCCATTTCAACCTCCTCCATTTTATGGACATTATTCCTTTAGGTGCCAGAATCAGCATTATTATCAGAACTATCAACGAGACAACTCTGCTATATACCAGCACACCTGTGCCAAATACCTTTGAGAGTTCGAATGTCACAAAGGATTCTGACATACCAACAACATAGCCTCCAATCAGTGCACCGAATATGCTCCCCAGTCCTCCAACGATGCTCGATGCAAAGATTGAGACGATTATTATCCCACCAGTCATTGGGACTATCTCCTGCCTGAATGGCAGCAAAGCTCCAGCCAGAGAAGCGAGGGCTGCAGAAAGTATCCATGAAGTCAGCCTCGTTGTCTCGACATTCACACCCATTATCTCAGCCAGAGAAGGATTCTCCATTGAAGCCCTCATCGCAACTCCAAATTTGGTCTTGAAAAGAAGCAAATACAAACCGAATAAGATTAAAGCAATGACAGCAATAGATACGAAAAATATACCGCTCATAGATCCAATAGAGAAATCATACGGAGTAAATATAAACTTTTTAGCCGATTTTTTAGTT
This genomic window contains:
- a CDS encoding branched-chain amino acid ABC transporter permease, whose amino-acid sequence is MAQEFLILNIIIWIGLYLIVGLSLNIEYGFGGIPNFGRALAVLIGAIAVGGVVNRILMVILGVSGQIIDASGVVKTAFNDIIAQNPAVGIAILVFSLILAGFLGAVTGAIFILPSAKLSEDYLAITLLALSESAFLISYYHPDIIGGYYGVTFPNVLNFIPGEQRLFAFAFIIILIAILVYILVSRMLASPYGRLLKAMRENEAVVETYGKDIMMLRIKTVAVGSGIAALAGALYSMFSVNVIATNFSRVEWTFYPILMILLGGLGNTRGVFIGVASFVIARIFLITYKFEIVSTLGLPFDPVWLEYILFGFVMLVILVYRPEGILKEKPILTEPIKKVVKKRNIKSKLDI
- a CDS encoding branched-chain amino acid ABC transporter permease, giving the protein MSVMEGAIIYSNLLVLLSIGLTMTYITTAVPNFAQGSFAVFGSYVALTLFRLYGIHPYASIPITFVAGGLLGLVIYIGVLKPLIRRGAEVVILMIATLAVDLILLGVIGAYSDYLGVITKKSAKKFIFTPYDFSIGSMSGIFFVSIAVIALILFGLYLLLFKTKFGVAMRASMENPSLAEIMGVNVETTRLTSWILSAALASLAGALLPFRQEIVPMTGGIIIVSIFASSIVGGLGSIFGALIGGYVVGMSESFVTFELSKVFGTGVLVYSRVVSLIVLIIMLILAPKGIMSIKWRRLKWLRSFLS